Part of the Methanobacterium paludis genome is shown below.
TTTTTAAAAAAGATTTTATCCAATTGGCTGAAATTTATTAAATCCTTATTAAATCTCTAAAATAACGTTAAAATCTTTAATTACTTAAATTTATTAATTATCATGTAAAATCTCTCAGTAAAATCTCTTAGTAAATTTTTAAGGATTAAAATCTAGTTTAATTGAAAATCTTAATAAATTAGTGGCTCTAGATTTTTTCAACTTTGAAATTTTTTAAAGATCCTTCAATTTCAACTCCACATTCTACGGCGTTTATTTCAATTCCTGAAAGGTCTTCACATGCACATAAAATGTCCTGCTCTGGATGGGTGCCTGCCTGTATTCTGCAGTCAAGGCGTACATGATCTCCACAGGCAACAACTAGTGGGAGTCTTTTTGATGTGGGATGGTCCTTTGGAAGAACAACTATTGGTGAACCAAACTCGCGTAAAAGATACAACATGGATTTAATTCCTGTTTCGGCCTTTTCACTAACTTCAAATGAGGAAACGGCTATCAAATCTTCTGATTCAAGGAACATCACGATTTCTTCTTTTTCAGGGGTTCCTATGAATATTTGCATATCCTTAGCTGCCTTAGTTACCCCTAACTCCCCAGAACTTCCAATTAAAAAAAGAATTTCATCAGGATCTAATCTGATTCTTCTACGTTCTCTGACTGACATGAGGGGCAAACTACTCTTTTTCCAATCCCTTTAAACGTGTTTCCACAATCTAAGCATTTGTATCTTTTTGTTTTCAGTTTCTTCATTTTAATGTCAGCCATTGGCCCGCCAACTGTACACATAGTATCACCAGTTATCTTATGTTCATGATCTTATTTAGTTTTTGTGTTAATTTTTGGGGATTAATTTCTTTTTAAAAAATCATACTTAGGTTTTAAAGATAATTGGGTTTTAAAAAGTTTTTAAAAATCCAATTTCACCCAACTACAACATATTTATCCCATTAAATTCCATATTATATCAAGATTTGATTATCCATAATATAAACTAAAGATAAGAATATCTTTATTAAATGGTGAGACTATTGAAAAACCTTATTTTTCCATTTTCAGCAATTGTTGGCCAGAATAATGTTAAAAAAGCCCTTATACTCAATGCGATAAACCCGAGCATTGGTGGAGTCCTGATAAAAGGTGACAAAGGAACGGGTAAAACAACTGCTGTGCGGGCGCTGGCAGATCTTCTACCTCCATTGAAAGTTGTAAAAGGATGTTCATTCAACTGTGACCCTGATAATCCAGATTTATTCTGTGACTCATGTAAATCTGGCGATTTTGAGGTTGAAGAGAAGAGTATGAGGGTGGTTGAACTTCCCCTTGGATCAACAGAAGACCGTGTGGTTGGATCTATAAACATTGAAAAAGCCTTAAAAGAAGGATCAAAAGCATTAGAACCAGGTATTCTTGCTGATGCAAACCGTAATATACTCTATGTTGATGAGATAAACCTCCTGGACGATAACTTGGTTGACGTTCTTTTGGACGCTGCTGCCTATGGTGTGAACATAGTTGAAAGGGAAGGAATATCATTATCTCATCCATCAAATTTTATTTTGGTGGGTACAATGAACCCTGCTGAAGGAGAGCTCAGACCACAGCTTTCAGACAGAATAGGTCTCCACATCTCGGTACACAGTATCATGGATATGGAAAAACGTGTCGAAATAATGGAAAGGCGGGAAGAATTTGAAAACAATCCAACAGTATTCAGGGATAAATTTAAAGATAAACAGGATGAAATACTCGATAGCATAATTCAGGCAAGGAAAATTCTCCAGGATGTGAAGATATCCCGGGATATGATGAAGGTTATAGCCCATGTATGTATGGATATGGGTGTAGATGGTCACAGGGCAGATATTGCTATGCTTAAAACGGCTAAAACCATTGCAGCATACCAGAACATGGTAGAAGTTAACCCAGATCATGTTGAGGAAGCAGCATTACTGGTTCTGGGTGAAAGATTCTATAAATCATCTAAGGGTCCGGATAAACTTAAAGAGAAGGTTCAAAAAGCTTTATCTGATATTTCAGAGGATGAAAAAGAGGAAAAAAAAGAGCAAGGAGACCAAGGGCCTGAAGGGGATAAAGATCAACAAGAAGATGAAAAAAGGGATGGAGATAAGGGACCTGAAGGGGATAAAGAGCAACAAGATGAAAAACAGGGAGACAAAGGACCTGAAGGGGATAAAGATCAACAGGATGAAAAGGGGGATGGAGATAAAGAAGGACAGGAAGATAAAGAACAACAACATAATAAGGGAGAACACGGGGAGGAAGAACAGCAGGGAACTAACCGGGAGCTGGGGATTAAAGAAGGGCATGAAAGTCAATCTGAGGGTAAAAAAAAGGGAATGAAACTTAAATCTCTTGAAAAAAAGGAAGAACCCATTGAATCTGATGAAGTAGAAATTGATATAAAAAAACTTCTTAAGATGAAGGGAAAGAAGAAGAAAAGACTCTACGGAAAACGGGTTGATTCAAAAACTCTGAAAGGTAAGTACATAAAAAGCAAACTTCCAAAGGATGTATCCGGGGATATTGCAATAGATGCAACACTTAGGGCTGCTGCTGCAAGATCTGAAGGTAGTATGAATGTTGAAAGCCAGGATTTACGTCATAAGGTTAGAAAACACGGTGCAAGAGCATCAATAGTACTTGTGGTAGATATAAGTGGTTCAATGTTCACGCAGAGGAAAGCCAACAGGCTTAAAGGCATATTAAATGGAGTAATAGAAGATGCAAACCGTCACAATGATAAAATAAGTGTTGTGGGTTTTAAAGGTGAGGAAGCAGAGATTATAATTCCAACAACCCGCAGGGCGGCATCATTTAAGGAGCAAGTGGACAACATAACAGTTGGAGGCACCACGCCCCTGGCATCGGGCCTTAAAAAAGGGTATGAACTTCTTAAAAAAGAGAAGATACGAGATGAGTACGTTCCAATAATGTTTGTGCTTACCGATGGCATGCCCAATGTTGCAATAAAAGAAGGGCCCATCAAGGATGCTATGAAAATAGCAGAGGAACTTAAAGATAAAGAGATACACACAATTGTTGTGAACTTGGAGAAGTCTTTTAAGTACGGTCGTGACACGAACATGGAACTTGCACTTGCATCTGGCGGCCGCTACTATGACCTGGAGAAACTTAAAAATCCAGAGGTTGCAGTTTCTAGGATACTGGACTATGAAAGAGAGGATCTCTAAAACTTTCATAAAGATTATTCAAAACAGATAATTAGGATATAACCATCAAAACAGATAATATTCTTTTTTAAAGTTTCCAATTTTTTAAGTTGTTATGGTTAAATTTAATAGTTAGTTCCTTAAAAATATAGAAATCTGCATCATCAATTTTTTATATATCATTAATTTGTTATAGAAATTTTAATAAACTTAATTCAATTTTTAAATGGATTGATGTACGTATCTAATCTGGATGAATACAGTTAAACTCAATAAAAATACATTTAAACTTTATTTAGATAACTAAATTAAATCATTTTTACTGATTGAAATCGTTCAATGATTGAAATGAAAGTCGTAGTATACCATGCAGATGAGTGCGATCCTAGAAAATGCACAACCACAAGACTTAGTAATAAAGGTAAGGTTAAAGTAGTCAACAATCTAAACATGTTACCTAAGGGCGCATTAGTACTAGACCCATTTTCTGAGAAGTCAGTATCCCCGGAGGATAGGGAAATTGTTGATAAGAATGGTATTGCCGCCCTTGACTGTTCATGGAAGAGAATAAAA
Proteins encoded:
- a CDS encoding VWA domain-containing protein; translated protein: MRLLKNLIFPFSAIVGQNNVKKALILNAINPSIGGVLIKGDKGTGKTTAVRALADLLPPLKVVKGCSFNCDPDNPDLFCDSCKSGDFEVEEKSMRVVELPLGSTEDRVVGSINIEKALKEGSKALEPGILADANRNILYVDEINLLDDNLVDVLLDAAAYGVNIVEREGISLSHPSNFILVGTMNPAEGELRPQLSDRIGLHISVHSIMDMEKRVEIMERREEFENNPTVFRDKFKDKQDEILDSIIQARKILQDVKISRDMMKVIAHVCMDMGVDGHRADIAMLKTAKTIAAYQNMVEVNPDHVEEAALLVLGERFYKSSKGPDKLKEKVQKALSDISEDEKEEKKEQGDQGPEGDKDQQEDEKRDGDKGPEGDKEQQDEKQGDKGPEGDKDQQDEKGDGDKEGQEDKEQQHNKGEHGEEEQQGTNRELGIKEGHESQSEGKKKGMKLKSLEKKEEPIESDEVEIDIKKLLKMKGKKKKRLYGKRVDSKTLKGKYIKSKLPKDVSGDIAIDATLRAAAARSEGSMNVESQDLRHKVRKHGARASIVLVVDISGSMFTQRKANRLKGILNGVIEDANRHNDKISVVGFKGEEAEIIIPTTRRAASFKEQVDNITVGGTTPLASGLKKGYELLKKEKIRDEYVPIMFVLTDGMPNVAIKEGPIKDAMKIAEELKDKEIHTIVVNLEKSFKYGRDTNMELALASGGRYYDLEKLKNPEVAVSRILDYEREDL